One Brassica napus cultivar Da-Ae chromosome C4, Da-Ae, whole genome shotgun sequence genomic region harbors:
- the LOC106403749 gene encoding PR5-like receptor kinase: protein MGVSAASLVMIIIMVAIIVRTRNERKNERNTENVEAIVMLKRYSYAPVKKMTNSFAHVLGEGGFGTVYKGKLPDGNQDVAVKILKESKGNGEEFINEVASMSRTSHVNIVSLLGFCYEGNKRAIIYEFMSNGSLDKFISENMSDKREWKKLHDIALGVSRGLEYLHNSCVSRIVHFDIKPQNVLMDNDLCPKISDFGLAKLCKNKESIISMLDARGTAGYIAPEVFSKNFGGVSHKSDVYSYGMVVLEMIGARNIDKAENSGSNNSSMYFPDWIYKDFERGEIMTIFGDQITKEEEKIAKKMVLVGLWCIQTNPSLRPAMIKVIEMLEGSIEALQVPPKPLLCLPAMVPETVEDSNETSSFSNPSQFERGSLSASEDTLRFPTKSFKNLMKEVESSSKPSSNKVSKASESLT, encoded by the exons ATGG GAGTTTCAGCAGCTTCTTTAGTGATGATCATTATTATGGTGGCCATAATAGTAAGGACAAGgaatgaaagaaaaaatgagCGGAATACCGAAAATGTTGAAGCAATTGTAATGTTGAAACGATACAGTTATGCTCCAGTCAAGAAGATGACAAATTCATTTGCGCATGTTCTCGGGGAAGGAGGCTTTGGAACTGTATATAAAGGGAAATTACCGGATGGAAACCAAGATGTTGCAGTGAAGATTTTAAAAGAGTCAAAGGGGAATGGAGAAGAGTTCATCAATGAAGTAGCTAGCATGAGTAGAACATCCCATGTTAATATCGTTTCTTTGCTTGGATTCTGTTATGAAGGAAACAAGAGAGCTATAATCTACGAGTTCATGTCAAATGGATCCCTAGACAAGTTTATTTCCGAGAATATGTCAGATAAGAGGGAATGGAAAAAGCTACATGATATTGCGTTAGGTGTCTCTCGTGGCCTAGAGTATTTGCACAATAGTTGTGTGTCAAGGATTGTACATTTCGACATAAAGCCGCAAAACGTACTCATGGACAACGATCTTTGTCCCAAGATTTCTGATTTCGGTCTTGCTAAGCTCTGTAAAAACAAAGAGAGCATCATATCCATGCTAGACGCAAGAGGAACGGCAGGATACATCGCTCCTGAAGTGTTTTCGAAGAACTTTGGAGGAGTTTCTCATAAGTCAGATGTGTATAGTTATGGGATGGtggttcttgagatgattggaGCAAGGAATATAGATAAGGCTGAAAATTCTGGATCCAACAATAGTTCAATGTACTTTCCAGATTGGATCTATAAGGATTTTGAGAGGGGAGAAATCATGACGATTTTTGGAGATCAGATaaccaaagaagaagagaaaattgCAAAGAAAATGGTATTGGTTGGTCTATGGTGTATTCAAACAAATCCATCTCTTCGTCCAGCAATGATCAAAGTCATTGAAATGTTAGAGGGCAGTATCGAAGCTCTCCAGGTTCCACCTAAGCCTCTCTTATGTTTACCCGCAATGGTTCCAGAAACTGTTGAAGATAGTAATGAAACTTCAAGCTTCTCTAACCCAAGTCAGTTTGAAAGAGGTTCTCTTTCAGCTTCTGAAGATACTTTACGATTTCCAACAAAGAGTTTCAAAAACCTGATGAAGGAAGTCGAAAGTAGTTCAAAGCCTTCCTCAAATAAAGTCAGCAAAGCGAGTGAATCTCTTACATAA
- the LOC106405802 gene encoding serine/arginine repetitive matrix protein 1 isoform X1 produces MSGGFFRGTTADQDTRFSNKQAKLMKSQKFASELETLVDVSKVKMDVMKPWIATRVTEILGFEDEVLINFIYGLLDKKVVNGKEIQIAITGFMEKNTVKFMKELWTLLLSAQSNSSGIPQQFLDARVAETKRLQDEARKKADENNQLVNEIGKRKCYEDDIQGKIDSGVEHKVSNAMDAKPSRDRPEDERKADEKVGVYERRRGSRSRSISRTNSGSRSYSGGRKSRSLSRSSDASISPRKRRPSYSRRRSRSRSLSRSLSPRRRSIRSPHGSRSRSPIRRRRSPSPQRRRRVSTPERRRQSSPPSRRRRSPSPPVRRRRSPSPPAKRRRSPSPPARRRRSPSPLSRKRRSPSPPVRRRRSPSPPARRQRSPLPFRRRRSPSPVARRRRSPSPLYRRNRSRSRSPLAKRERSDSPGRSPSLVGSRRAPAGQRLPSPPARPRLPSPPAGQRLPSPPPRRAGSPSPMRLGGPQSANHPKSPSPSSLSPPGRKNGLPSPPVRRRRSLTPAKERGSLSPAGRPVGKSPSHDKQGESMSPVRGRGRSPPSRHQKARSPVRRRSPKPVNRRSRRSPSGSRSPDDSRRRRSPSWSRSSSRSPSPPVRRRSPSPSGRKHPRDRRSLGHPSEVRDREDRDQKSKLSRKQLPEMVQEVGRVEHAKEQERKSEKLPERRSSHRMHHGSQMSPVSDKDFGGVENVEGKRQPPSQVEKEDNSDLDAKLNSDSKDKKRRKTKRSERDEAASDSNGSSDSDLEDRKEAKRRRNEEKKTKKEEKKRRREERRRKREERRDEKLKLKNRGYSDSSEGEAGKSKNGEESDPKRLEIELRNKALESLKAKKGISH; encoded by the exons ATGTCGGGCGGATTCTTCCGG GGTACTACCGCGGACCAGGACACTCGCTTCTCCAACAAGCAAGCGAAGCTGATGAAGAGCCAGAAATTCGCCTCGGAGCTGGAGACTCTG GTTGATGTGAGCAAGGTGAAGATGGATGTTATGAAGCCTTGGATTGCGACTAGAGTCACTGAGATTCTTGGTTTCGAGGATGAAGTCCTCATCAACTTTATTTACGGTCTTCTTGATAAGAAGGTCGTCAACGGTAAGGAGATTCAGATAGCTATCACTGGCTTCATGGAGAAGAACACTGTCAAGTTCATGAAAGAGCTCTGGACGCTTCTCCTCAGCGCCCAGAGTAATTCTAGTGGTATTCCGCAGCAGTTTCTTGATGCTAGAGTCGCTGAAACCAAGAGGTTACAG GACGAAGCAAGAAAAAAAGCAGATGAGAACAATCAGTTAGTAAATGAAATTGGGAAGAGGAAGTGCTACGAGGATGACATACAGGGGAAAATT GACAGCGGCGTTGAACACAAGGTGTCAAATGCCATGGACGCAAAACCTTCAAGAGATCGTCCAGAGGATGAGAGAAAGGCTGATGAGAAGGTTGGAGTCTACGAAAGGAGAAG AGGTTCACGTTCGAGGTCGATCAGCAGAACAAATTCAGGATCAAGAAGTTATTCTGG TGGACGGAAATCAAGGAGCTTGTCCCGATCATCAGATGCCTCCATCTCACCTAGAAAGCGGAGACCATCTTATTCAAGGCGTCGATCCAGGTCACGTTCTTTGAGTAGGTCTCTGTCTCCTCGGCGGCGTAGTATACGTTCTCCTCATGGAAGCAGGTCGCGGTCACCTATTAGACGTCGCAGGTCACCATCACCACAAAGGCGCCGCCGTGTATCTACACCTGAGAGACGCCGCCAATCATCACCCCCTTCAAGGCGTCGCAGGTCACCATCCCCACCTGTTAGGAGACGCAGGTCACCATCCCCTCCTGCTAAGAGACGCAGGTCACCATCCCCTCCTGCTAGGAGACGCAGATCACCATCCCCTCTTTCTAGGAAACGCAGATCACCATCCCCTCCTGTTAGGAGACGCAGGTCACCATCACCGCCTGCTAGGCGTCAGCGGTCCCCATTACCATTTAGGCGGCGTAGGTCTCCTTCACCTGTAGCTAGACGGCGCAGGTCTCCATCTCCACTCTACAGGCGTAACAGATCACGGTCACGATCACCACTGGCTAAGCGGGAAAGGTCTGATTCACCAGGGAGATCTCCGTCACTAGTGGGTAGCCGCAGGGCACCCGCTGGTCAAAGGTTGCCCTCTCCACCCGCTAGGCCAAGATTGCCTTCACCACCCGCTGGGCAAAGGTTGCCTTCACCACCTCCTAGGCGTGCAGGATCACCATCACCAATGAGGCTAGGAGGACCTCAGTCAGCCAATCATCCTAAATCACCATCACCAAGTTCACTGTCCCCTCCTGGTAGGAAAAATGGGTTACCATCTCCACCTGTTAGAAGGCGCAGGTCACTGACACCTGCCAAAGAGCGAGGCTCCCTGTCTCCAGCTGGACGTCCTGTGGGAAAATCCCCTTCACATGACAAGCAGGGTGAATCTATGTCACCTGTCAGAGGTCGAGGTAGATCTCCTCCCTCTCGACATCAAAAGGCGCGCTCTCCTGTTCGCCGTAGATCACCAAAACCTGTCAACAGGCGAAGTCGAAGATCTCCATCTGGTTCACGATCACCTGATGACAGCCGAAGGAGACGGTCTCCATCTTGGAGCAGATCTTCGTCTAGGTCTCCCTCACCTCCTGTTCGCCGTAGATCTCCTTCACCTAGTGGAAGAAAACACCCGAGGGACAGAAGATCTCTGGGACATCCATCTGAAGTGCGAGATAG AGAGGATAGGGATCAAAAGTCCAAGCTGTCTAGAAAACAATTACCAGAGATGGTACAAGAAGTTGGACGTGTTGAACATGCGAAGGAGCAAGAGAGAAAGAG TGAAAAGTTGCCAGAGAGACGTTCTAGTCACAGAATGCACCACGGTTCACAGATGTCCCCAGTTTCAGATAAGGACTTCGGTGGAGTAGAAAATGTGGAAGGAAAGAGACAGCCTCCTTCGCAAGTTGAGAAAGAGGATAACAGCGACCTGGATGCAAAACTTAATTCTGATTCTAAGgataaaaagagaagaaagacaaAAAGGTCTGAGAGGGACGAAGCAGCCTCAGATAGTAACGGCAGCTCTGACTCTGACCTAGAGGATAGGAAGGAAGCTAAAAGGAGAAGGAATGAggaaaagaaaacgaaaaaggaGGAGAAGAAACGCAGGCGAGAGGAGAGACGTCGTAAAAGAGAAGAACGTCGGGATGAGAAGCTGAAACTTAAGAATCGAGGATATTCTGATTCTTCAGAAGGCGAAGCTGGGAAGAGTAAAAATGGGGAGGAGTCGGATCCAAAGAGGCTTGAGATTGAGTTACGAAACAAAGCACTCGAGTCACTGAAAGCAAAGAAGGGCATCAGCCACTAA
- the LOC106405802 gene encoding serine/arginine repetitive matrix protein 1 isoform X2: MSGGFFRGTTADQDTRFSNKQAKLMKSQKFASELETLVDVSKVKMDVMKPWIATRVTEILGFEDEVLINFIYGLLDKKVVNGKEIQIAITGFMEKNTVKFMKELWTLLLSAQSNSSGIPQQFLDARVAETKRLQDEARKKADENNQLVNEIGKRKCYEDDIQGKIDSGVEHKVSNAMDAKPSRDRPEDERKADEKVGVYERRRGSRSRSISRTNSGSRSYSGGRKSRSLSRSSDASISPRKRRPSYSRRRSRSRSLSRSLSPRRRSIRSPHGSRSRSPIRRRRSPSPQRRRRVSTPERRRQSSPPSRRRRSPSPPVRRRRSPSPPAKRRRSPSPPARRRRSPSPLSRKRRSPSPPVRRRRSPSPPARRQRSPLPFRRRRSPSPVARRRRSPSPLYRRNRSRSRSPLAKRERSDSPGRSPSLVGSRRAPAGQRLPSPPARPRLPSPPAGQRLPSPPPRRAGSPSPMRLGGPQSANHPKSPSPSSLSPPGRKNGLPSPPVRRRRSLTPAKERGSLSPAGRPVGKSPSHDKQGESMSPVRGRGRSPPSRHQKARSPVRRRSPKPVNRRSRRSPSGSRSPDDSRRRRSPSWSRSSSRSPSPPVRRRSPSPSGRKHPRDRRSLGHPSEVRDRFALERIGIKSPSCLENNYQRWYKKLDVLNMRRSKRERVKSCQRDVLVTECTTVHRCPQFQIRTSVE; encoded by the exons ATGTCGGGCGGATTCTTCCGG GGTACTACCGCGGACCAGGACACTCGCTTCTCCAACAAGCAAGCGAAGCTGATGAAGAGCCAGAAATTCGCCTCGGAGCTGGAGACTCTG GTTGATGTGAGCAAGGTGAAGATGGATGTTATGAAGCCTTGGATTGCGACTAGAGTCACTGAGATTCTTGGTTTCGAGGATGAAGTCCTCATCAACTTTATTTACGGTCTTCTTGATAAGAAGGTCGTCAACGGTAAGGAGATTCAGATAGCTATCACTGGCTTCATGGAGAAGAACACTGTCAAGTTCATGAAAGAGCTCTGGACGCTTCTCCTCAGCGCCCAGAGTAATTCTAGTGGTATTCCGCAGCAGTTTCTTGATGCTAGAGTCGCTGAAACCAAGAGGTTACAG GACGAAGCAAGAAAAAAAGCAGATGAGAACAATCAGTTAGTAAATGAAATTGGGAAGAGGAAGTGCTACGAGGATGACATACAGGGGAAAATT GACAGCGGCGTTGAACACAAGGTGTCAAATGCCATGGACGCAAAACCTTCAAGAGATCGTCCAGAGGATGAGAGAAAGGCTGATGAGAAGGTTGGAGTCTACGAAAGGAGAAG AGGTTCACGTTCGAGGTCGATCAGCAGAACAAATTCAGGATCAAGAAGTTATTCTGG TGGACGGAAATCAAGGAGCTTGTCCCGATCATCAGATGCCTCCATCTCACCTAGAAAGCGGAGACCATCTTATTCAAGGCGTCGATCCAGGTCACGTTCTTTGAGTAGGTCTCTGTCTCCTCGGCGGCGTAGTATACGTTCTCCTCATGGAAGCAGGTCGCGGTCACCTATTAGACGTCGCAGGTCACCATCACCACAAAGGCGCCGCCGTGTATCTACACCTGAGAGACGCCGCCAATCATCACCCCCTTCAAGGCGTCGCAGGTCACCATCCCCACCTGTTAGGAGACGCAGGTCACCATCCCCTCCTGCTAAGAGACGCAGGTCACCATCCCCTCCTGCTAGGAGACGCAGATCACCATCCCCTCTTTCTAGGAAACGCAGATCACCATCCCCTCCTGTTAGGAGACGCAGGTCACCATCACCGCCTGCTAGGCGTCAGCGGTCCCCATTACCATTTAGGCGGCGTAGGTCTCCTTCACCTGTAGCTAGACGGCGCAGGTCTCCATCTCCACTCTACAGGCGTAACAGATCACGGTCACGATCACCACTGGCTAAGCGGGAAAGGTCTGATTCACCAGGGAGATCTCCGTCACTAGTGGGTAGCCGCAGGGCACCCGCTGGTCAAAGGTTGCCCTCTCCACCCGCTAGGCCAAGATTGCCTTCACCACCCGCTGGGCAAAGGTTGCCTTCACCACCTCCTAGGCGTGCAGGATCACCATCACCAATGAGGCTAGGAGGACCTCAGTCAGCCAATCATCCTAAATCACCATCACCAAGTTCACTGTCCCCTCCTGGTAGGAAAAATGGGTTACCATCTCCACCTGTTAGAAGGCGCAGGTCACTGACACCTGCCAAAGAGCGAGGCTCCCTGTCTCCAGCTGGACGTCCTGTGGGAAAATCCCCTTCACATGACAAGCAGGGTGAATCTATGTCACCTGTCAGAGGTCGAGGTAGATCTCCTCCCTCTCGACATCAAAAGGCGCGCTCTCCTGTTCGCCGTAGATCACCAAAACCTGTCAACAGGCGAAGTCGAAGATCTCCATCTGGTTCACGATCACCTGATGACAGCCGAAGGAGACGGTCTCCATCTTGGAGCAGATCTTCGTCTAGGTCTCCCTCACCTCCTGTTCGCCGTAGATCTCCTTCACCTAGTGGAAGAAAACACCCGAGGGACAGAAGATCTCTGGGACATCCATCTGAAGTGCGAGATAGGTTTGCTCTTG AGAGGATAGGGATCAAAAGTCCAAGCTGTCTAGAAAACAATTACCAGAGATGGTACAAGAAGTTGGACGTGTTGAACATGCGAAGGAGCAAGAGAGAAAGAG TGAAAAGTTGCCAGAGAGACGTTCTAGTCACAGAATGCACCACGGTTCACAGATGTCCCCAGTTTCAGATAAGGACTTCGGTGGAGTAG